One genomic window of Quercus lobata isolate SW786 chromosome 9, ValleyOak3.0 Primary Assembly, whole genome shotgun sequence includes the following:
- the LOC115962258 gene encoding probable (S)-N-methylcoclaurine 3'-hydroxylase isozyme 2 gives MDQKDIPLWKTDMIFFLLLFPIPLFFRYIKHVFSKNPPLPPGPFSWPIIGNIHQMGRELHSILANLARVHGPLMSLRLGTQTIIVASSPAAAREILKTHDKTLSGRPLSHATPVINPTLNNFSIGFAIECNDHWRRLRAICKAELFSAKALESKKMSREKKVMELIGFLGSKEGKVVNLGEVVYITVTDILSNALFSVDFLDFEGQGIGKELRKLLTEDAELGITVNLSDLYPILSGLDFQGIRKKSKEILGKLITIWEDIIKERRKQESVISDQSDFLDALIKDGYTNDQINQLIVELFIAGIDTSIIAIEWGVANLMKNQDAMHKLRDELDREIGTDNVKESHLAHLPYLQACVNETLRLQPPGPLLLPHRALQTCQVMGYTVPRDSQILVNMWAIGRDPMIWNDSLSFKPERFLDSSLDSKGNNFEYIPFSAGRRICPGQSLATMQVPFILASLVHSFDWFLPGNMNSTELDMNEKFTITLRKKQPLQLIPRGRK, from the exons ATGGATCAAAAGGATATACCACTGTGGAAGACTGACATgatcttcttccttctcctctTTCCAATACCTCTCTTCTTTCGTTACATCAAGCATGTATTCTCTAAAAATCCACCACTCCCACCAGGTCCATTTTCATGGCCTATTATAGGGAACATTCACCAAATGGGAAGGGAGCTCCATTCCATATTAGCTAACTTAGCTAGAGTTCATGGTCCCCTTATGTCGCTGCGGCTCGGCACCCAAACTATTATAGTTGCATCATCTCCAGCAGCTGCAAGAGAAATTCTTAAGACTCATGACAAAACTTTGTCAGGCAGGCCGCTTTCACATGCCACTCCAGTCATAAACCCAACACTCAACAACTTCTCAATTGGATTTGCTATCGAGTGCAATGATCATTGGAGGCGCCTGAGGGCTATTTGTAAAGCTGAGCTTTTTTCAGCCAAAGCATTGGAATCTAAAAAGATGTCAAGAGAGAAGAAGGTGATGGAGTTGATAGGCTTCTTGGGTTCTAAGGAAGGTAAGGTTGTGAATCTTGGAGAGGTAGTTTATATTACTGTTACTGATATCTTGAGTAATGCATTATTTTCAGTAGACTTCTTAGATTTTGAAGGTCAAGGTATTGGAAAAGAATTAAGGAAACTTTTAACGGAAGATGCAGAATTGGGTATTACTGTAAATTTATCAGATTTGTATCCGATATTGAGTGGATTAGATTTTCAAGgtataagaaagaaaagtaaGGAAATACTTGGAAAACTTATTACTATTTGGGAGGATATTATCAAAGAAAGGCGGAAACAAGAAAGTGTGATTTCAGATCAAAGCGATTTCTTAGATGCTTTGATTAAAGATGGTTATACTAATGATCAAATTAATCAATTGATTGTG GAGCTATTTATAGCTGGCATCGACACTAGTATCATTGCAATTGAGTGGGGAGTAGCGAATTTGATGAAAAATCAAGATGCCATGCATAAACTTCGTGATGAACTTGACCGTGAAATTGGCACTGATAACGTAAAAGAATCGCATTTAGCCCATCTTCCCTACCTACAAGCTTGTGTCAATGAGACACTGAGATTGCAACCACCAGGACCGCTACTTCTTCCTCATCGTGCCTTACAAACATGCCAAGTGATGGGCTACACAGTTCCTAGAGACTCTCAAATTTTGGTTAACATGTGGGCAATTGGTCGAGACCCCATGATTTGGAATGATTCATTGAGCTTCAAACCTGAGCGGTTTCTTGACTCAAGTTTGGATTCTAAGggaaataattttgaatatatacCTTTTAGTGCAGGAAGGAGAATTTGCCCTGGACAATCTTTGGCAACTATGCAAGTTCCATTTATTTTGGCATCATTGGTTCACTCATTTGACTGGTTTCTTCCAGGTAATATGAATTCAACCGAGCTAGACATGAATGAGAAGTTCACCATAACATTGCGGAAGAAGCAACCCCTACAACTTATTCCTAGAGGAAGAAAATAG
- the LOC115959387 gene encoding LOW QUALITY PROTEIN: probable (S)-N-methylcoclaurine 3'-hydroxylase isozyme 2 (The sequence of the model RefSeq protein was modified relative to this genomic sequence to represent the inferred CDS: inserted 2 bases in 1 codon) translates to MDQAREFNFLSPFFLLLLPLLFFIFKHISSLSSKRLPLPPGPKPWPIIGNILQMGKMPHLSMTHFAQVHGPLISLRLGTQLLVVGSSPTAATEILKTHDRLLSARYVPQVTPYDDSVRDGNSLVWASGCKDXWKFLRALCRTELFSAKAIESQAILREQKVGEMVDYLGSKEGKIVHIGEIVFTTIVNTLTNLFFSKDLVDWENQEEANGLKGMIRRIMESATTPNIADFYPIFAEVDLQGLRRNAFKSLKEMYGVWEVLIKERRESQSNGVKKLDFLNVFLANGFTDDQINTLVAELFTAGTDTTTSTVEWAMAELLKNKEAMKKLQEELNKEINTGSIKESHISQLPYLQACVKETLRLHPPAPFLLPHKALETCEVMNYTIPKNSQVFVNVWAIGRDPTIWEDHLSFKPDRFLSSNLDFKGHDYEFLPFGAGRRICPGLPMATKQVQLVLASLVHCFDWSLPNGENPTNLDMAEKFGITLQKEQPLLVIPKQKM, encoded by the exons ATGGATCAAGCAAGAGAATTCAATTTCTTATCCCCtttctttctccttcttcttccgCTTCTCTTTTTCATCTTCAAGCACATCAGTTCTTTATCTTCAAAAAGGCTACCTCTTCCACCAGGTCCAAAACCATGGCCTATCATAGGCAACATTCTCCAAATGGGAAAAATGCCTCACCTTTCAATGACCCACTTTGCACAAGTTCATGGTCCTCTCATTTCTCTAAGGCTTGGCACTCAACTCCTTGTTGTTGGATCTTCTCCCACAGCTGCAACTGAAATTCTCAAGACCCATGATCGTTTACTCTCAGCTCGATATGTTCCACAAGTCACTCCCTATGATGACTCTGTCCGTGATGGTAATTCTCTTGTTTGGGCCAGTGGATGCAAGGA GTGGAAGTTTTTAAGGGCCTTATGCCGGACTGAGTTATTCTCAGCCAAAGCAATAGAGTCACAGGCCATTTTGAGAGAGCAGAAAGTAGGTGAAATGGTGGATTACTTGGGGAGCAAGGAGGGAAAGATAGTCCATATTGGAGAAATTGTCTTTACCACTATTGTCAACACGTTGACCAACCTTTTTTTCTCAAAGGACTTGGTTGATTGGGAAAATCAAGAGGAGGCTAATGGACTGAAGGGGATGATTAGGAGGATTATGGAGTCGGCAACCACTCCAAATATAGCTGACTTTTATCCCATATTTGCAGAGGTGGATCTTCAAGGTTTAAGAAGAAATGCCTTCAAGTCTCTTAAGGAAATGTATGGTGTGTGGGAAGTTCTAATCaaggaaagaagagaaagccAGAGTAATGGTGTtaaaaaacttgatttcttgaatGTTTTCCTTGCAAATGGGTTCACTGATGATCAAATCAATACATTAGTTGCT GAGTTGTTCACTGCAGGGACAGACACTACTACCTCAACAGTTGAATGGGCAATGGCTGAGTTGCTCAAGAATAAAGAAGCCATGAAGAAACTTCAGGAAGAGCTAAATAAAGAAATCAATACAGGATCAATAAAAGAATCTCATATTTCCCAACTCCCATATTTGCAGGCTTGTGTTAAGGAAACACTAAGACTACACCCACCTGCCCCATTCCTTCTTCCTCACAAAGCTCTTGAAACTTGTGAGGTTATGAATTACACAATCCCAAAGAATTCTCAGGTGTTTGTGAATGTTTGGGCAATTGGACGTGATCCCACAATCTGGGAAGATCATTTATCCTTTAAACCAGATAGGTTCCTAAGCTCAAATTTGGACTTCAAAGGCCATGATTATGAGTTTTTACCCTTTGGTGCAGGAAGGAGAATTTGCCCTGGCCTACCCATGGCCACTAAGCAAGTTCAATTGGTTCTAGCCTCTTTGGTCCATTGCTTTGATTGGTCTCTTCCAAATGGTGAAAATCCTACAAATTTGGATATGGCTGAGAAGTTTGGCATAACATTGCAGAAGGAACAACCTTTACTAGTTATACCAAAAcagaaaatgtaa
- the LOC115960027 gene encoding DNA-directed RNA polymerases II, IV and V subunit 6A-like — protein sequence MADEDYNDLDMGYEDEPPEPEIEEGAEEDLENNANEDVPGDLVEGEDKEEPEPVERPRKTSKYMTKYERARILGTRALQISMNAPVMVELEGETDPLEIAMKELRQRKVPFTIRRYLPDGSYEDWGVDELIVEDSWKRQVGGD from the exons ATGGCCGATGAAGATTACAATGATTTGGACATGGg ATATGAGGATGAGCCACCAGAGCCTGAGATCGAG GAAGGTGCAGAGGAGGATCTAGAGAATAATGCCAATGAAGACGTTCCTGGAGACCTCGTTGAAGGTGAGGATAAAGAAGAGCCGGAACCAGTTGAACGTCCTCGTAAGACCTCTAAATATATGACAAAATATGAGCGCGCTAGAATATTGGGTACCCGTGCTCTGCAGATCag TATGAATGCACCTGTGATGGTCGAGTTGGAGGGTGAAACTGATCCACTTGAG aTTGCAATGAAGGAGCTTCGTCAGCGGAAAGTACCCTTCACCATCCGCCGCTACCTGCCAGATGGAAG TTATGAAGACTGGGGAGTTGATGAATTGATTGTGGAAGACTCATGGAAGAGGCAAGTGGGGGGCGATTGA